Proteins co-encoded in one Epinephelus moara isolate mb chromosome 11, YSFRI_EMoa_1.0, whole genome shotgun sequence genomic window:
- the si:dkey-73n8.3 gene encoding retinol dehydrogenase 11: protein MQAVRSLFVPKWSSDVRLEGKTAIITGANVGIGKETAKDLAGRGARVILACRDMAKGEQAARDIMREVKGAKVVARQLDLTDTKSICQFAENIYNTEKALHYLINNAGVAMCPYGTTVDGFEMQFGVNHLGHFFLTFLLLDLLKHSAPSRVINLSSIAHNMGKIQFDDLSGEKDYHPIKAYAQSKLANVLFTRELAKRTEAMGVMAYSVDPGSVNTEITRHIRRPLVDAIKMFGFLIKTPAEGAYTTIYCTVTPENQLLTGGHYKDCAIADSCRAAQDDGTALKLWAVSCHLLGIRWR, encoded by the exons ATGCAAGCAGTCAG GTCTCTGTTTGTCCCCAAGTGGTCTTCAGATGTACGTCTAGAAGGGAAGACAGCGATAATAACCGGAGCCAACGTTGGGATAGGCAAAGAGACAGCAAAAGACTTGGCCGGCAGAG GTGCACGGGTGATTTTGGCATGCAGAGACATGGCGAAAGGAGAGCAGGCTGCTCGTGACATCATGAGGGAGGTGAAGGGAGCCAAGGTAGTCGCCAGGCAACTGGATCTGACTGACACCAAATCGATCTGCCAGTTTGCTGAGAATATCTACAACA cTGAGAAGGCTCTTCACTACCTGATCAACAATGCAGGCGTGGCTATGTGTCCTTACGGCACAACAGTGGATGGATTTGAGATGCAGTTTGGGGTCAATCATTTGG GTCATTTCTTCCTGACCTTTCTGTTACTGGACTTGCTGAAGCACTCGGCCCCATCCCGGGTCATCAACTTGTCCTCGATCGCTCACAACATGGGCAAGATCCAGTTTGATGACCTGAGCGGCGAGAAAGACTACCACCCTATCAAGGCCTACGCACAGAGCAAGCTGGCCAACGTCCTGTTTACAAGAGAGCTGGCTAAAAGGACTGAGG CTATGGGTGTGATGGCTTACTCTGTGGACCCTGGCTCAGTGAACACTGAAATCACCAGGCACATAAGGCGCCCTCTTGTGGACGCAATCAAGATGTTCGGTTTCCTGATCAAGACCCCAGCAGAGGGAGCCTACACCACCATCTACTGCACCGTCACTCCTGAGAACCAGCTGCTGACTGGAGGACACTACAA GGACTGTGCCATTGCAGACAGCTGCAGGGCAGCTCAGGATGACGGCACTGCCTTAAAGCTGTGGGCTGTGAGCTGCCACCTGCTAGGCATCCGCTGGagataa
- the tnfrsf11a gene encoding tumor necrosis factor receptor superfamily member 11A, with translation MRLNFSTSWIVRGWITCVLVTFYAQSVISKSLQCDETHYLKGSRCCKKCKPGFRVFDDCTDSHKTKCVKCSRGEYQPGWTDKSRCLQQKFCDPGKGFMDRPENYEAEEPCRCHPGYQCSLINCEYCERIPNCSAGYGLEEDLESINGRKTCVACKKGFFSADNTAEQCKQWTSCKAEGRSETQPGSAQADAVCGPQVSGAAPSWVIVSVLSVITVLCLLILLLFCYKDKLKLLSVNLRSCVQNLKRTRIQQETLAPLYHSAAGGGPGGPKCTPCETTKLICQAPHSPADELPCTFPTSGPDVKVSLPFTGEMTEKEGTKGKTVMEDQSKGSGEPQEVSEEDEVVSASPLLAGSCVCVIPVREPLEVGENEDCSQAVSPGTPGTCSCGGLDGDESGKEEKSESVRADSGGEKGDGNQEKMVLSKCETGVASLVSLSPPLLHTSSVIPPSSPLTELCLPLSQVSPEFKSHLTDRSLVKQEELYRLASTDSTSTENSTTSAVTSVSPLMTSSSVGDLYLDKPPEASSLEQGQGLSWGDSRRNKLSSGESELECSPESLHSQLAEPTLTSGQVSGNNNTTFISSGQVMNFSGDVIVVYVSQTSLGSDGAGQDDAFGSPVQEEANETAPFFQSSLRSQGDCISQSTLQDETLPVQEVMEERPPGK, from the exons ATGAGATTGAACTTTTCTACAAGTTGGATAGTCCGAGGCTGGATAACATGCGTCCTCGTCACCTTTTACGCacag AGTGTGATCTCCAAATCTCTCCAGTGTGATGAGACACATTATTTAAAGGGCTCCAGATGCTGCAAGAAGTGTAAACCAG gCTTCCGTGTTTTTGACGACTGCACTGATTCCCACAAGACTAAATGTGTCAAATGTAGCCGTGGTGAATACCAGCCTGGGTGGACTGACAAGTCACGCTGTCTTCAGCAGAAGTTCTGTGACCCAG GTAAGGGTTTTATGGACAGGCCTGAAAACTATGAAGCAGAGGAGCCGTGTCGCTGCCATCCTGGCTACCAATGCTCCCTCATCAACTGCGAGTACTGTGAGAGGATACCCAACTGCAGTGCTGGGTATGGACTCGAGGAGGACCTTG AGTCTATTAATGGAAGGAAGACATGTGTCGCATGTAAGAAAGGCTTCTTCTCTGCTGACAACACTGCTGAACAATGCAAGCAATGGACAAG TTGTAAAGCTGAGGGCAGGAGTGAGACACAGCCAGGCAGCGCTCAGGCTGATGCAGTGTGTGGACCACAAGTGTCTG GTGCAGCACCCTCCTGGGTTATAGTTTCAGTGCTGTCAGTCATCACTGTTCTGTGTCTACTCATCCTGCTCCTGTTCTGCTACAAGGACAAACTCAAATTGCTCTCCG TAAATCTGCGATCCTGTGTCCAGAATCTGAAGAGGACGAGGATACAACag GAGACGCTGGCCCCTCTTTACCACAGTGCAGCGGGAGGAGGCCCTGGAGGCCCCAAATGTACACCATGTGAAACAACCAAACTCATTTGCCAAGCACCCCACAGCCCTGCTGATGAGCTCCCATGCACCTTCCCCACCTCTGGTCCTGATGTCAAGGTGTCACTACCCTTCACGGGGGAAATGACAGAGAAAGAAGGGACGAAGGGGAAGACGGTGATGGAGGACCAGAGCAAAGGGTCTGGAGAACCTCAGGAGGTGTCAGAGGAAGACGAAGTTGTGAGTGCATCGCCCCTTTTGGCAGGCTCCTGCGTGTGTGTCATTCCCGTCCGCGAGCCATTGGAAGTAGGGGAGAATGAGGACTGTAGCCAGGCTGTTAGCCCCGGGACTCCAGGGACCTGCTCATGTGGAGGGCTGGATGGAGATGAGAGTGGCAAAGAGGAGAAAAGTGAGAGTGTAAGGGCAGACAGTGGTGGAGAAAAGGGTGATGGAAATCAAGAAAAGATGGTTTTATCCAAGTGCGAGACGGGTGTTGCATCtcttgtctccctctctcctccactcctccaCACCTCCTCTGTAATCCCTCCATCCAGTCCACTCACTGAACTCTGCCTGCCGTTGTCTCAGGTGAGCCCAGAGTTCAAATCTCACTTGACTGACAGGTCGCTGGTAAAACAGGAGGAATTATACAGACTGGCAAGCACAGACTCCACCTCAACAGAGAACAGTACGACCTCTGCAGTGACCTCGGTCAGTCCCTTGATGACTTCCTCATCTGTTGGAGATCTCTACCTGGACAAGCCCCCTGAAGCCTCGAGCCTGGAGCAAGGCCAGGGACTTTCCTGGGGGGATAGCAGGAGAAACAAGCTCTCTTCTGGGGAGTCGGAACTGGAGTGCTCACCTGAGAGTCTCCATAGTCAGCTGGCTGAACCAACTCTTACCTCAG GTCAGGTGTCTGGGAACAACAACACCACCTTCATCTCCAGCGGTCAGGTGATGAACTTCAGCGGGGACGTCATCGTCGTCTACGTCAGCCAGACGTCACTCGGCAGCGACGGCGCGGGCCAGGACGATGCCTTCGGGAGCCCCGTCCAGGAAGAGGCCAATGAAACGGCCCCGTTTTTCCAGAGCAGCCTGAGGTCGCAAGGGGACTGCATTTCGCAAAGCACCTTGCAAGACGAGACACTGCCGGTGCAAGAAGTGATGGAGGAGCGGCCGCCTGGGAAGTGA